Proteins encoded together in one Bombiscardovia nodaiensis window:
- the ddl gene encoding D-alanine--D-alanine ligase encodes MTAKQRIVVLYGGRADEHPISCISAAGVLKAIDRERFEPIPVGITREGLWLVGGEDPRGWDLGGEHLPEVTVSAEARPVLLDIARGADGFYAGSHAELLARVSAVSDSPVVSFAGAEVPDDQRQALTSLGHIDAAFPVLHGPFGEDGTVQGLLEMMGVPYVGCGVFASAACMDKHFTKILLQAAGIPVAPGITVDARTLAGGESIEASGDELVGLVREAGLRYPVFVKPSRAGSSFGVVKVESENAKDLAQALFEASRHDWRVLIEEGIAAREIECAVFDPVEGQEPQTAWPGEIVLDKPADDAFYDFDSKYMDSAASHVEVPAKLPEETLQAVRQTAARAFQAVDGRGLSRVDCFVLPDGQVMVNEINTMPGFTPISMYPKAWEATGLPYSRLITQLIDGVLS; translated from the coding sequence ATGACGGCGAAGCAGCGGATTGTAGTCCTATACGGCGGGCGCGCAGATGAGCACCCTATTTCTTGCATTTCCGCAGCTGGCGTTTTGAAGGCCATCGACCGTGAGCGTTTTGAGCCGATTCCTGTAGGAATTACCCGCGAAGGCCTTTGGCTGGTGGGCGGCGAGGACCCGCGCGGCTGGGATTTGGGCGGCGAGCACCTGCCTGAGGTCACGGTGAGCGCCGAGGCGCGGCCAGTCTTACTTGACATTGCTCGCGGGGCAGACGGATTTTATGCTGGCAGCCACGCAGAGCTGCTTGCCAGGGTTTCTGCGGTCTCGGATTCGCCTGTGGTCTCGTTCGCGGGTGCCGAAGTTCCCGACGACCAGAGGCAGGCATTGACTTCCCTGGGCCATATTGATGCGGCCTTCCCCGTTCTGCACGGACCCTTCGGTGAGGATGGCACGGTTCAGGGACTCCTGGAGATGATGGGCGTGCCGTACGTGGGCTGCGGTGTGTTCGCTTCGGCTGCCTGCATGGACAAGCACTTTACGAAGATTTTGCTGCAGGCTGCTGGCATTCCTGTCGCTCCCGGCATTACCGTGGACGCTCGTACTCTGGCTGGCGGTGAGTCTATTGAGGCTTCGGGCGATGAGCTGGTGGGGCTGGTGCGCGAGGCTGGCCTGCGCTATCCGGTTTTCGTCAAGCCTTCGCGGGCTGGCTCTTCCTTCGGCGTGGTTAAGGTGGAGTCTGAGAACGCGAAAGACTTGGCCCAGGCGCTGTTCGAGGCTTCCCGGCACGACTGGCGGGTTTTAATTGAGGAGGGCATTGCTGCGCGAGAAATCGAGTGCGCGGTCTTTGACCCAGTTGAGGGGCAGGAACCGCAGACTGCCTGGCCCGGCGAGATTGTGCTCGACAAGCCCGCTGACGACGCCTTCTACGACTTCGACAGCAAGTACATGGATTCGGCTGCCTCGCACGTAGAGGTGCCTGCCAAGCTGCCCGAAGAGACCCTGCAAGCCGTGCGTCAGACCGCAGCCCGCGCTTTCCAGGCCGTGGACGGCCGGGGCTTGAGTCGCGTGGATTGCTTTGTGCTGCCCGACGGCCAGGTCATGGTCAACGAAATCAACACCATGCCTGGTTTCACCCCCATCTCCATGTACCCCAAAGCCTGGGAAGCCACCGGCCTGCCCTACTCCCGCCTCATCACCCAGCTCATCGACGGCGTCCTATCCTGA
- the gpsA gene encoding glycerol-3-phosphate dehydrogenase [NAD(P)+], with amino-acid sequence MTNIAVLGAGAWGTTFGQVLADAGNQVKMWAIEPEVVDAINRDHRNPKRTPTIDRLPDAVTATLDRAQAVSGASIVVVAIAAQHAREALQDFKPLLEPSTLVVSLMKGIERASDKRMDQVVTEALGLPEERFAAVSGPNLSKEVAARQPSATVVASTSPQTALRVAQACQAPYFKPFVSSDVIGLEMCGSLKNVTALAVGMSRGAGYGENTAAMIQARGLAEMTALGEAAGAQAKTFAGLAGVGDLVATCASSLSRNYTFGFNLGRGMSIDEATQASQGVAEGVPTTDAVVGLGRSLGVPTPLASAMSHVLDRGLDCAGMIDELFGGEISAE; translated from the coding sequence ATGACGAACATCGCAGTGCTAGGAGCAGGAGCCTGGGGCACCACCTTTGGGCAGGTACTGGCAGACGCGGGCAACCAAGTGAAGATGTGGGCCATAGAGCCCGAGGTGGTGGATGCCATCAACCGCGACCATCGTAACCCTAAGCGCACACCCACCATCGACCGTCTGCCAGACGCGGTGACTGCCACGCTCGACAGGGCCCAGGCCGTCTCCGGTGCTTCGATAGTGGTTGTCGCCATCGCTGCCCAGCACGCCCGCGAGGCCCTGCAGGACTTCAAGCCGCTCCTCGAACCGAGCACCCTGGTGGTCTCCCTAATGAAGGGCATCGAGCGCGCCTCTGATAAGCGCATGGACCAGGTGGTGACGGAGGCCCTAGGCCTGCCCGAAGAACGTTTTGCCGCGGTTTCAGGCCCGAATTTAAGCAAGGAAGTCGCTGCCCGCCAGCCCTCAGCCACAGTGGTGGCCTCTACCAGCCCGCAGACCGCCTTGCGGGTGGCACAAGCCTGCCAGGCGCCTTATTTCAAGCCTTTTGTTTCCTCAGATGTCATCGGTCTGGAGATGTGCGGGTCGCTCAAGAACGTGACCGCGCTCGCCGTGGGCATGTCGCGCGGGGCGGGCTACGGGGAGAACACGGCTGCCATGATTCAGGCGCGGGGCCTGGCCGAGATGACAGCCCTGGGAGAGGCTGCCGGAGCTCAGGCCAAGACTTTTGCTGGTCTGGCTGGCGTGGGCGATCTGGTGGCCACCTGCGCTTCCTCCCTGAGCCGTAACTACACCTTCGGTTTCAACCTGGGGCGAGGCATGAGCATTGACGAGGCCACCCAAGCCAGTCAGGGTGTGGCCGAGGGTGTGCCCACCACTGACGCAGTGGTCGGACTCGGGCGTTCGCTCGGCGTGCCTACGCCTTTAGCATCCGCTATGAGCCATGTGCTGGACCGAGGCTTGGATTGCGCCGGGATGATTGACGAACTCTTCGGGGGCGAGATCTCCGCCGAGTGA
- a CDS encoding 1-acyl-sn-glycerol-3-phosphate acyltransferase (frameshifted, insertion/deletion at around 1877742) codes for MAQLAQHHRLVDPTRYYPTGPRTPNQAEIDEQNPKATDRLLEGTSRVVRASCKTYAWGLEQVPQTGTFITAATHVTQFDVFIPMMALFHMGRRPRYMAKAEMAHWPLIGRWFQLVGMQPVPRRSGKAQEIEGESIKIITSGRPLTIWPEGTVTRDPLKWPMSLKPGVGIIALKSSKALGRMVPLFPCVTWGAASINHWWPWPRKNVVTCYDHALDYSDLLADMDSWASEPPKEAVDELCRRLRERLEVIMAEIRGIDPPAEGYFDYPTMTRKPRPAQTYPARALESNQYGAAASSLDGADLSLAQRPAARDLPPLEGTGQGA; via the coding sequence GTGGCCCAACTGGCCCAGCACCACCGGCTGGTGGACCCCACCCGCTACTATCCGACGGGTCCGCGCACCCCGAATCAGGCGGAGATAGACGAGCAGAATCCCAAGGCCACCGACCGCCTGCTCGAAGGCACATCCCGGGTGGTCCGCGCCTCCTGCAAAACCTACGCTTGGGGGCTGGAGCAGGTGCCGCAGACAGGTACCTTCATCACGGCCGCCACACATGTGACCCAATTTGACGTGTTCATTCCCATGATGGCCCTCTTTCACATGGGCCGCCGCCCCCGCTACATGGCCAAGGCGGAGATGGCCCACTGGCCGTTGATTGGCCGCTGGTTCCAGCTGGTGGGCATGCAGCCGGTGCCGCGAAGGTCGGGCAAAGCGCAGGAAATCGAAGGCGAGTCTATCAAGATCATCACCTCCGGGCGGCCGCTGACCATCTGGCCCGAAGGCACCGTGACCCGCGATCCGCTCAAGTGGCCCATGTCCTTAAAGCCGGGCGTGGGCATTATCGCCCTCAAATCCTCCAAGGCCCTGGGGCGGATGGTGCCGCTCTTTCCCTGTGTAACCTGGGGGGCGGCCTCCATCAACCACTGGTGGCCCTGGCCGCGCAAAAATGTGGTCACCTGCTACGACCACGCCCTGGACTATTCGGACCTTCTGGCCGACATGGACTCCTGGGCCAGTGAGCCGCCCAAGGAGGCGGTGGACGAGCTCTGCCGACGCCTGAGGGAACGGTTAGAAGTGATTATGGCCGAAATTCGGGGCATTGACCCGCCCGCCGAGGGCTATTTTGACTACCCGACCATGACCCGCAAGCCCCGGCCAGCCCAGACCTACCCGGCCCGAGCGCTGGAGAGCAACCAGTATGGTGCAGCCGCCAGTAGCCTAGACGGAGCCGACCTCAGTCTGGCCCAGCGCCCTGCGGCCCGCGACTTACCCCCACTTGAAGGCACCGGCCAAGGGGCATAG
- the murA gene encoding UDP-N-acetylglucosamine 1-carboxyvinyltransferase — protein sequence MATVESQQDVLHVVGGKPLGGSIQVRGAKNFVSKAMVAALLAPDVSVLKNVPEIRDVQVVSDLLRLHGVGVDVQAKDGVVTIDASHVELADVADVDTLSGSSRIPILFSGPLLHRLGEAFIPALGGCKIGSRPIDFHLDTLRKLGAKVDKEHEAGIHITAPDGLHGAKIHLPYPSVGATEQTLLAAVLAEGKTELSGAATEPEIMDLVAVLQKMGAQISVDVDRTIRVEGVPALKGYRHTALPDRIEAASWASAALATHGDIFVGGAQQPDMMTFLNVFRKIGGEFDVRDDGIRFWHPGGDLKPVAIETDVHPGFMTDWQQPLVVALTQAKGLSIVHETVYENRFGFTKPLVQMGATIQLYKECLGSLPCRFQQRNFEHSAVIFGPTPLQGQDIDVPDLRGGFSHLIAALTAQGPSDVRGISLIDRGYEDFRDKLVALGADID from the coding sequence ATGGCTACAGTGGAATCCCAGCAAGACGTCTTACACGTCGTAGGCGGCAAGCCTTTAGGCGGCAGCATCCAGGTGCGCGGCGCCAAGAACTTCGTCTCTAAGGCTATGGTGGCAGCCCTGCTGGCTCCCGATGTTTCAGTTTTGAAGAATGTGCCGGAAATCCGCGACGTTCAGGTGGTTTCCGACCTCCTGCGCTTGCATGGCGTGGGAGTGGATGTGCAGGCCAAAGACGGGGTTGTCACGATTGACGCCTCCCATGTTGAGCTGGCCGATGTGGCCGACGTGGACACGCTCTCCGGCTCTTCCCGTATTCCCATCCTCTTCTCGGGCCCCCTCCTGCACCGACTGGGTGAGGCCTTTATCCCGGCCCTGGGCGGCTGCAAGATTGGCTCCAGGCCTATCGACTTCCACCTGGATACCCTGCGTAAGTTGGGCGCCAAGGTGGACAAGGAACACGAGGCTGGCATTCATATTACGGCTCCAGACGGGCTGCATGGGGCAAAAATTCACCTGCCCTACCCTTCCGTTGGCGCTACGGAGCAGACCCTGCTGGCGGCCGTACTTGCCGAGGGCAAGACCGAGCTTTCGGGTGCTGCCACGGAGCCAGAAATTATGGACCTGGTGGCTGTCTTGCAGAAGATGGGCGCGCAGATTTCTGTGGACGTGGACCGCACGATTCGCGTTGAGGGCGTTCCTGCTCTGAAGGGCTACCGGCACACGGCCCTGCCCGACCGGATTGAGGCAGCTTCCTGGGCTTCCGCGGCCCTGGCCACGCACGGCGACATCTTCGTGGGCGGTGCCCAGCAGCCCGACATGATGACCTTCTTGAACGTGTTCCGCAAGATTGGCGGCGAGTTCGACGTGCGCGACGACGGTATTCGCTTCTGGCACCCGGGCGGTGACTTAAAGCCTGTGGCCATCGAGACTGACGTACACCCTGGTTTCATGACCGACTGGCAGCAGCCGCTGGTGGTGGCGCTGACCCAGGCCAAGGGCCTGTCGATTGTGCACGAGACGGTCTACGAGAACCGCTTTGGCTTCACCAAGCCCCTGGTGCAGATGGGGGCCACCATTCAGCTCTACAAGGAGTGCTTGGGGTCCTTGCCCTGCCGCTTCCAGCAGCGCAACTTCGAACACTCAGCCGTCATCTTCGGCCCCACACCCTTGCAGGGGCAAGATATTGACGTGCCGGACCTGCGCGGTGGGTTCAGCCACTTGATTGCAGCTCTGACCGCCCAGGGCCCCTCCGATGTGCGCGGTATTTCGCTCATTGACCGCGGCTATGAGGACTTCCGTGACAAGCTCGTGGCTCTGGGTGCTGATATCGACTAG
- a CDS encoding IclR family transcriptional regulator — protein MQTGVGVLDKAVRILEALQSGSVSLGQLVKATGLARPTVHRLATALEQHRFVCRDEQGHYTLGSRFGELAAAAGEDRLLNAAGPILHTLRNRTGESAQIFRREGDHRICIACDDRPSGLRNSIPTGAVLPMHAGAAAQILLAWDAPERIHQVLHHAHFNASRLNEVRKRGWAESVNENEQGVCSIAAPIRNATGQVMAAISISGPLERMSQAPGRHYAPLVMAAGRYLSDALKRASSGLTEGKGSSSL, from the coding sequence ATGCAAACGGGCGTAGGCGTGCTCGACAAGGCCGTCAGAATTTTAGAGGCCCTCCAGTCCGGCTCCGTGAGCTTGGGACAACTCGTCAAAGCCACAGGCCTGGCCCGGCCCACTGTGCACCGCCTTGCCACAGCCCTCGAGCAGCATCGCTTCGTGTGCCGAGACGAGCAGGGACACTACACGCTTGGCTCGCGCTTTGGGGAATTAGCAGCCGCCGCTGGCGAAGACCGCCTCTTGAACGCTGCCGGTCCCATCTTGCACACCTTACGCAATCGCACTGGCGAGTCCGCCCAAATTTTCCGGCGCGAAGGCGACCACCGTATCTGCATAGCCTGCGACGACCGACCCAGCGGCCTGCGCAATTCCATTCCGACTGGCGCCGTGCTGCCCATGCACGCCGGGGCTGCCGCGCAGATTTTGCTTGCCTGGGACGCCCCCGAGCGCATCCACCAGGTGCTCCACCACGCACACTTCAACGCCAGTCGGCTCAACGAAGTGCGCAAACGCGGGTGGGCCGAGTCTGTCAACGAAAACGAACAGGGCGTCTGCTCCATAGCAGCGCCGATTCGCAACGCCACAGGCCAGGTGATGGCAGCCATCTCCATCTCCGGTCCCCTCGAGCGGATGAGCCAGGCACCCGGCCGCCACTACGCTCCCCTAGTGATGGCTGCAGGCAGGTACCTGAGCGATGCCCTCAAGCGGGCTTCCTCTGGCCTGACAGAAGGCAAAGGCAGCAGCAGCCTCTAG
- a CDS encoding DNA-binding response regulator, with protein MIRIVMADDHPMVREGIRSILARHADLDIVAEASSGAEAVAAVREQVPDLLLLDLRMPDMNGPEVTKRVLSLQQAPKVLILTTYDSDTDILPAIEAGANGYLLKDVEPAVLAQAIRDTVSGRTVLDPQAAQVMATSLQAGPQPTLSQQEVQVLRLAAQGLTNRQIAGRLFISETTVKTYFSRLFAKLGVSDRTAAVAAAYDLL; from the coding sequence ATGATTCGTATCGTTATGGCCGACGACCATCCGATGGTGCGCGAGGGTATTCGTTCAATCCTGGCCCGACACGCCGACCTGGATATCGTGGCCGAGGCGAGCAGCGGTGCCGAAGCCGTGGCTGCCGTGCGAGAGCAGGTGCCCGACCTCCTCCTGCTTGACTTGCGTATGCCGGACATGAACGGCCCGGAGGTGACCAAGCGGGTGCTCAGCTTGCAGCAGGCTCCCAAAGTGCTCATTTTGACCACCTACGACTCAGATACTGACATTTTGCCTGCGATTGAAGCCGGTGCCAACGGCTACCTGCTCAAAGATGTGGAGCCTGCCGTTCTGGCTCAAGCCATACGAGACACGGTCTCTGGGCGCACTGTGCTGGACCCGCAGGCGGCCCAGGTGATGGCGACAAGTTTACAGGCTGGCCCCCAGCCAACCCTGTCCCAGCAGGAAGTCCAAGTGTTGCGCCTGGCGGCCCAGGGACTCACTAACCGGCAAATTGCGGGTCGTCTGTTCATCAGTGAGACTACGGTAAAAACGTATTTTTCCCGCCTCTTTGCCAAGTTAGGTGTGAGCGACCGTACTGCGGCTGTGGCTGCGGCTTATGACCTCTTGTGA
- a CDS encoding MFS transporter: MSSKKLSLILAGLIIAVSMTNIDSTIVSLSSQAVQSGLGFTAGGIQWVVNAYMLAAAAAFPICGHLSDALGYKKIMLTGTFLFALGSLACALVPATSSALTLMLAARALQGVGSAMMFPAAIGILFSYSAPAFRAKNMALFFAVTGAMTCLGPILGSWLVTHSWRDIFFINLPLAVAAIVMIALMIPADGQPGEDQRRIDWLSVDWLGGLLVGTAMVALIVSLQQGQSLGWSDWRIIGGLGASVLLFTLFIAWDVRQSHPVIKLGVFASKPFNISQFAMLVAAVIFQPIMYFLSVYGLLALNRSTLMTSLFILYFFFGYLVSALFGARLFSKSGMKPVLLLAGIVATAGFAWMSVTAGSLDKGLPTNTLWLSLAMVVAGAGIGFMFSPSSTDTVNRAIGASYGEVTAINQTFKNFGGALGMAVLGPLCTHYFAQDIHWGLSKYGVSVDQARSIANSVGSGASGGASSQLASLPAGVRKAVMEVVRASYATGSGKVFLAMACLSVVFVFLALVYPSKHGNLLVSEEVSGAIASEA, encoded by the coding sequence ATGAGCAGCAAGAAACTTTCACTCATTCTCGCTGGGCTCATTATTGCGGTGTCGATGACCAATATTGATTCCACCATCGTCTCGCTCTCCAGCCAGGCGGTGCAGTCCGGGCTCGGGTTCACGGCGGGCGGCATCCAGTGGGTGGTGAATGCGTACATGCTGGCGGCGGCTGCGGCTTTCCCCATATGCGGGCACCTTTCCGATGCCCTGGGTTACAAGAAGATTATGCTCACAGGCACTTTCCTCTTTGCCCTGGGTTCTCTGGCTTGCGCTCTGGTGCCGGCCACATCTTCGGCACTGACGCTCATGCTCGCCGCTCGGGCCCTGCAGGGCGTGGGTTCCGCCATGATGTTTCCAGCTGCCATCGGCATCCTTTTTTCCTACTCGGCACCCGCCTTCCGAGCTAAGAATATGGCGCTCTTTTTCGCTGTTACGGGCGCTATGACTTGCTTGGGCCCGATTCTGGGATCCTGGCTGGTCACCCACTCCTGGCGGGATATTTTCTTCATCAACCTGCCCCTGGCCGTCGCCGCCATCGTCATGATTGCTCTGATGATTCCTGCAGATGGTCAGCCAGGCGAGGACCAGCGTCGTATCGATTGGCTGAGCGTGGATTGGTTGGGCGGCCTGCTGGTTGGCACAGCGATGGTGGCTCTGATTGTGTCCCTCCAGCAGGGGCAGTCGCTTGGCTGGTCCGACTGGCGCATTATTGGCGGTTTAGGAGCGTCTGTCCTCCTCTTCACCCTCTTCATCGCCTGGGATGTGCGCCAAAGTCACCCGGTTATCAAGCTCGGTGTGTTTGCCAGCAAGCCTTTCAATATTTCTCAATTCGCTATGTTGGTTGCCGCGGTGATTTTCCAGCCTATTATGTACTTCCTGAGCGTGTACGGCCTGCTGGCCCTCAACCGTAGCACTCTGATGACCAGCCTTTTTATTCTCTACTTCTTCTTTGGCTACCTGGTTTCTGCCCTCTTCGGCGCTCGCCTGTTCAGCAAGAGCGGCATGAAACCGGTTCTCCTGCTTGCCGGTATCGTTGCCACCGCCGGCTTTGCGTGGATGTCCGTCACCGCTGGCTCTCTGGACAAAGGGCTGCCAACTAACACGCTCTGGCTCTCCCTGGCCATGGTGGTAGCGGGCGCAGGCATTGGCTTCATGTTCTCTCCCTCGTCAACCGACACAGTCAACCGTGCCATCGGTGCCTCCTACGGGGAGGTGACCGCCATCAATCAGACTTTCAAAAACTTCGGCGGCGCGCTCGGAATGGCTGTGCTGGGACCCTTGTGTACCCATTATTTTGCTCAAGACATCCACTGGGGCTTAAGCAAGTATGGCGTGAGTGTAGACCAGGCCCGCTCCATAGCAAATTCCGTGGGCTCAGGCGCTTCTGGCGGTGCTTCCTCCCAACTAGCTTCGCTGCCTGCGGGGGTGCGCAAGGCCGTTATGGAGGTGGTGCGCGCCTCCTATGCGACCGGCTCAGGTAAGGTGTTTCTAGCTATGGCCTGTCTGTCGGTGGTCTTTGTGTTTCTAGCCTTGGTCTACCCGAGCAAGCACGGGAATCTGCTGGTCAGCGAAGAAGTTTCAGGGGCTATTGCGTCGGAGGCGTGA
- a CDS encoding octaprenyl-diphosphate synthase: protein MMHEQKALLDADLQQVVKRLNSEETSVEPYREDYRRLLKNHGKMIRASLLLIFARAHEGSPSQPLAFESPVVTGAAAIEMLHLATLVHDDVLDEANTRRGEPTVHTIRGNKAAIYLGDLILSRYMEIMAEIAPSTDFIREQAGTVCEIVGGELLQESARGNTSVTRAYYERAIGGKTAALFRLACTTGVKLGADSPSPELLPAAHDFGQHLGMAFQIIDDIGDFDVAHDSGKPKLEDIRDQIYTLPVILGLESDPSFQPIVELHDPLRVLDYLQAHPQLIEAAKDAARQEITQAQQALEGAPSTPASPPSLRP from the coding sequence ATGATGCACGAGCAAAAGGCGCTGCTAGACGCTGATTTGCAGCAAGTGGTGAAGCGGCTGAACAGCGAAGAAACCTCCGTCGAGCCCTACCGTGAGGACTACCGCCGCCTGCTCAAGAACCACGGCAAAATGATTCGCGCCTCCCTCCTGCTCATCTTCGCCCGCGCCCACGAAGGCAGCCCCAGCCAGCCCCTGGCTTTCGAGAGCCCAGTAGTGACCGGCGCCGCAGCCATCGAAATGCTCCACCTGGCCACGCTGGTCCACGACGACGTGCTCGACGAGGCCAACACCCGCCGGGGCGAGCCCACGGTCCACACCATTCGCGGCAACAAAGCAGCCATCTACCTGGGCGACTTGATCCTCTCGCGCTACATGGAGATTATGGCCGAAATTGCCCCTTCCACCGACTTCATCCGCGAGCAGGCGGGCACGGTCTGCGAGATTGTGGGCGGCGAGCTCCTGCAAGAGTCCGCCCGAGGCAACACGTCCGTCACCCGCGCCTACTACGAGCGCGCTATCGGCGGCAAAACCGCAGCCCTCTTCCGCCTGGCCTGCACCACCGGCGTCAAACTGGGTGCCGACTCCCCCTCCCCCGAGCTCCTGCCCGCAGCGCACGACTTCGGCCAGCACCTGGGCATGGCCTTCCAAATCATCGACGACATTGGCGACTTCGACGTGGCCCACGACTCCGGCAAGCCCAAGCTGGAAGACATCCGCGACCAGATTTATACCCTCCCCGTCATCCTGGGCCTAGAGTCCGACCCCTCCTTCCAGCCGATAGTAGAGCTCCACGACCCCCTCCGCGTCCTGGACTACCTGCAAGCCCACCCCCAGCTCATCGAAGCCGCCAAAGACGCAGCCCGTCAAGAGATCACCCAAGCCCAGCAGGCCCTAGAGGGCGCCCCCTCAACCCCAGCGTCGCCGCCCTCCTTAAGGCCCTAG